The following is a genomic window from Flavobacterium crassostreae.
ATTAAGTTTGCTGCAATAAGTTTTAATCTTCTCTACCAAAAAGTATCTTTGTATTTTCAAATTATAAAACACATTGTATGATTGTCTGGAGTTGTTTTTTGATTGCTATATTTATATTTTTAGCATTAGATTTGGGTGTTTTTAACAAAACACCACACATTATTAGTACCAAAGAAGCTAGTAAATGGACTGGAATCTGGGTGACTATTTCGTTTCTTTTCTCTGGAGTAATCTATTGGTTGTATAGTAATAACTATGTAGCAAATCCTGATGGATTGAAACCCGCTGTGGCTACCATGAAATTTATAACCGGGTATTTGATTGAACTCTCTTTGAGTGTAGATAATATTTTTGTGATTGCTATTATTTTTGCTGCCTTTAAAATACCCAAAAAATACCAACACCGCGTTTTGTTTTGGGGGATTTTGGGTGCTATTGTTTTTAGAGGAATTATGATTTATTTTGGGGTATTGCTTATTCACAAATTTTCATGGACTACTTATATCTTTGGAGCATTTTTGTTTTATACCGCTATGAAAATGTTGTTTACCGATGAAGAGGAGCAATTTGATCCCAAAAAATCTTTTGTTTTTAAAATGATTAAAAAAATCATGCCCATCACTACTACTATAGATGGCGAGCACTTTTTTGTAAAAAGAAAACACATCAGAGCCGCAACACCTCTATTTGTTGCATTACTTGTTATCGAAGTTATGGATGTGATCTTTGCCTTGGATAGCGTTCCTGCCATTTTAGCCATCACCAGCGATCCTTTTTTGGTGTTCAGCTCTAATATTTTTGCTATTTTAGGGTTGCGTTCTATGTATTTTTTCTTGGCTAATATGCTGGAAAAATTCAGCTATTTAGAATACAGCTTAATTGCCATTTTGAGCTTTGTGGGGCTAAAAATGCTATTGCATGATTTTATAGAAATTCCAGAATGGGGTTCTTTGGCCTTTATTGCAGCTGCTTTATTGACTGGTATAGCGGTTTCATTAACAAAAAGTAAAAAACAATCCTAACCAATAAACGAATTTTATAGGTTTTTAAAGAGTCATAAAAAAAAGGAAATCCATGGATTTCCTTTTTTTTATGACTCGAGGATCTACAAAATTAAAATTCAACTTTGGTAATCTCTGAATCGGTTTTATTTAAAGCAGCCATAACAGCTAGGTAGTTGTTGGTGTTGACCGAAGCTGCAAAATAGGCAGGAACCATCACTACTCTAAAAGTTTGGTTTTGTGTCCAACCTGACGGAATTAAATTTAAATTAAAATTTGCACCCATAAAAATCGTTACTGCTTTTGTGGTAAAATCAAAATTATAATCTACCTCATCGCCATTATCTAAATAATAGGTTTGCGGAACAGGCCTCCATACATCCGTACCGTTGACTACTTTATATAAATGGTACACCAAAACTACATCCGAAGAATAAAGGGGCGAATCAAAAAAGAGTGATTTAGTATAATTATTGTTTCCGTTAAAAGACACTGTGGCTTCAAAAGCCTGACTTGTTAATCCGTTGGTTCCGTTTAGTCCATCAAAACCAGCTGGGCCTTGGGGTCCGGTACAACCCGATAACACCAGCAAACCGATAACAGACAAAAGAGTAATTATTTTTTTCATAATCTATTTTTTTATGGTTAGTATATCTTATTCATGAACTGTGCCAAATTTTAGCTTGCTTAGCTATTTTTATAAACTAATTTATCTCTATTGTATTGGTTTAAAACTATTTTAGTCCACGAGCTTGTATTTTAATTCTTAAAAAGACTCTCTGTTTTTAAACAATTAGTGCGTCCCATAAACCAAAATAATCTAAAATTTATTATTAATAAATCCGTTTGAAATTTAAAAGAATACTCCTAAATTATTATGGGAATGGAATAACCCAATAAAACCAAGGGTTTTTTTTCATTTTTTACGCGCATCTATTTTGTGTTTCTACATATTTCTTCTATACTAATTAACCCATATTTCATTGATTTAAAACAAATTTTAGTCAACCATTAGTCAACGAGGTGATTTTTTTATGGCGAAACTCTCTATTATGTTTACTTATACAATTAGAGTGACTGCCTTTTAAAGGCAATATTTTATGATTCAATACAATGGGTTTTAAAAAATATACTCATCAGCCAACTGATTTATTTCTTGTTTTGTTTTTACTCTTGTTGAAGTTATCCAATTTCTGATTTTTTAAAACACAATCGTTTTCCAACTTTAAAGTGTGGAATTTTACGCTTATGGGTTAAACCATAAACAGTCGCTTTAGATAATTCAACAAAACTAGCTACTTCATCTATATCCACAAAATCATCCTCACTTTTTGACGGTGCATTGAGTTTCTCAATAGTCTTCTCAATATTGTTTAATTTCTCTAAAATAATTTCAAAAGGATTTTCCGTTTTTTAGACAAAAATAATCAAGAATGATTATTAAGTTTAAAATTATATATCCAATAAAAGTAAAATTTCTTTTCCTATTTCTAAATTAAGATCCATTCCATTCATCACTTTTACAAAACCTAATTTACAAAAATTCTCAGCTACCCTTCCTTTATGGAATTTACCAAAAGAAGTTTCTTTACTATTAGTTGTTGGATATAATAACATACTTTTTTCGGACTTCCAATACATGTTGTAAACATACATTTGTTTTAAATCTTCATCATCAGGGTCGGCAAATTCCTTGATTTTCCATTTGGTATCTATTATAAAAGGTTTCTCTTTATTTTCACCATTAGTCAGGTATGTTTTTGAAATCACAATATCTGGCTTAATCAATTTATCATTCCAGAATTTATCTCGATTTTGAAAACTTACTTTTATAGTTGGATCATCCACTTTTAAAAGCATTCTATAAATATATTCTTCCCAGAGCTTATTCATATCAAATAACAAAGCCAACATGTTCTCATTCCCTCCTTTGATATCAGGAGAATAATTGAGTAAAATCATTTTGGCAATTTTTATCGCTTCGCTATATGGTGCAGTTTTTCTGTTAGAAGTTAATTTGTCAAAATGAGATTTGTTGATTTGGATTTCTTTTACTTCTGGAAAATTTAATAACAAACGATTTACACCATCAATTAGATAGGTGTTGTTCGTAATTGTTTTCAGGACTTGTAATGCCTTAAACAAAATTTGATTTATTAAATGATCATAATCATAAACCTGATGCGTAGTATAAAATCGCTCTTGGCGAATTAAGTTCTGCTGTATGTTTTTAGCAAAGTCTAACCGTCCTTTTAATGCCTTAACATTACCGCTATCTTTACTGTACTTCTTAATTAGCCCTTGTTGCAGTAACTGTCCTATTTCATTTAAAAATAACTCAAAATACAAATCTAGTAGCGAATTATGTCTTTTTCGTAAAGCTGCTTCTGATACCGCGTTTACTTTTATTTTCTTGCAATGGGCAAGCATACTCAGTAACACTTTATGCCAAACGTCTTTTTCATTTTCATTAGAAGTGTTGGCTTTATCAGCTTTAGGTAATATCTCGATTGTAGTACTCCCAATTTGAATAACCCCTACATAACTTTTGAACTTAACGCCATGTCTAATAGCCTCAAAATAGATGTTTTTGTTGGCATCATTGTATTGCCACAATTTATCAATGATTTTATCTCCCAAAGCTTCCCCTTTTACACAACGAGATTTGGAAGTTAATTTATCATGTTCAAAAACACGGATTAGTCTACTCATAATTTAGATTTCAGAAAATTTCCAATCCGTTTCTTTTCTAATTTTGAATACTGACTTTTGTTTTAGATCTTCCTGTATATCGGTATCGTATTCGTCAAATTTAGCAAAACTAAAAGTATGATTTATTTTTTCTACAAAGCTTGAACCTAATACCAATCCTATTTTTCCGAAATCGCCAAAGAAATATTCTTCCAATAAAGGTATAATTTCATTCTTGAATGAATGATGCAAAGAAGCCGAGTCATGAACTTTTAAAAAGTAAGAGTGACCTATTCTATGATCTTTATCGATTAGTTTTTCAATTCGGGTATTAATAGTATTTAATAGTTCCTCTAAGTCAATACCGTCTACAAGACCTTTCATTCGACCAGACTTACCGGTTGTCTTGATTAAATATGGTTTAGGTTCCATTTCTTCAAAACTAAAACGCCTTCTCAAAGCTGAATCTAATGACTCTACACTTCTATCTGCAGTATTCATTGTGCCAATAATATGCAAATTTGCTGGCACCCCAAATTTATCTTTGCTATAGGGTAATGTAACCTCTAATGCTTCATCTTTCCCTAATCGTTTATCTTCTTCAATCAATGTAATTAATTCACCAAAGATTTGAGAAACGTTACCGCGATTGATTTCGTCAATAATTAAAACAAATTTTTTATTTGAATTAGCAATATCTTCTACTTCAACAGGATAGTGCTTTTTGATGTATTCCCCGATTGATGTCGTATAAGGTTTCCAGTCTCTAATACTGCCATTAACAACATAATCTCTTGCCATTTCTTTGGTAACTCCCATATTTGTTCCCTTTTCTGTTTCGGGTATTGCTACAGCAGTTTCGTTACTATTAATAATAACCTTAAATTTCTTTTTGTGTGTTGGAGTTTCTAACAATAGAGAACCTTTGGTCATAACTTCTTCGATAAATCTTGAATAGGAGTCATCAAAGTTTTTAGATATTTTTTTGGCAGAAGCTTCTTTACATAGTTTTTTAAAAACCCCATCAATTATTTCATAAGTTACTTTTTCGTTTTTCGTCTCAGGTTTAATACCCTCAATAAAATCCTCATAACTCATACTTTGATGAAATGTAGTAAAGACGATTTGACCATTCTTAATGTAATCATCAAATCTTCTTTTTAAGTCAACTCTATTTTCAAGGTTGATTTCTAATTCACTTTTATGTTCAAGTATTGATAAGGATCGATTGATTGAATTATAGGTTTTTCCAGTTCCAGGAGGACCGTATAGGATTTGATTGAGTGGTTGGTTTTTTAATTCTAATGATGTAATATCAACAACTTCTTCAATTGTATCGTCGATTAAATCGAAAGTTACATCATGACTTTTATAATTTTTAAAACGTTCTCCCATCTTTTTAAACATTTTATTTTGCTCTTCTGTAGAAAATCGATGTGCTATAAATGTATTGTCTTTAACTTTTATATTTTGAATTTCAGTATCGACTATGGGGATAATTTTATCTAAATCATCTTCCAAATCAAACACCATACTTTCAAAATTAATATATTGTTTGTTTGACGATACTTGAGAAAACTCCATTTTATGAGCGTCTTCACTTCTAGAAAATCTATCACCAAAACTTTCAAGTTTTAATCTAATATTTTTGATTAAATCAAGTGCTAATTGATTTTGTTTGTTTTCTGGATTTTTAGTTTGATTAAATTGAATATTATAGCTAATTTCATTTTTGTTTATCTTGAAAACAAGATTGATCAAATCTGAAGATGAACCAGGATAAGCAACAGGTATAAACCAAAATGTTGTGGAAAAATAATTAGATTTCTCAGTACCTATAAAATAATTTAATTCAGCCCCTTTATTGGCTTTTTGTCTTACTGAAAAAGTAAATTTTTCATTCTTATTATGCTTGGACATTAACCAATCATATACTTGTTTTTCGTAGTCTTTATAGCTAATCATTTACTGGTGCTTTTTTCTGTTTGAATATAAATCTAATATAGAGCGTTAATATATAATTTTATCTTTTCAATTATTTACAACTATTATTGAATGTAAATATAAATTCTTTGTCAAATTAAACCATACCGTTTTATATAATTATCCAACAAAATATTGATTGTTAACTAATTTATTTACATTTGTGTACAATTTAGAATAAAAATGAAAGAATCTATAATAATCAAGAACTTAGGGCCGCTTAAAGATATTCATATTAAAGATATTAAGCCTTTCACGGTATTAATAGGGGAATCAGGAAGTGGTAAGAGTACATTGATGAAGTGCATCTCTCTTTTTAGATATGTGTTTAAAATGGAAAATATCAGGTCTTATTTAAAACACAGTAAAATTTCTAAAAGTCCATTCCGTTTTCACATAGATAAGCATATAAAAAACAGTGGTTTAGATGAATTTATTAAATCAAATACTGTAATAATTTATACTGTTACTTTTGATGATGGTGAAACTGTTGAGATTAAATACAATGATAAAAAATTAAACAAAACTAAATTTATTAGTCCTAACAATATTCATTTTACAAAAATTAGTTTTGTTACAGAAAATAGAAATATTATACCCTTATGGGCTAGCAATAGCGCATCATTAGCAGGGGCTTATTTAGGTTTTTATTTTCATGAAGTTTATAAGGATTTTGAACTTGCTACTGAGTCATTGAAATCAATAAATTTAGATCATGTTGGTCTTAAATTTGTGGTAAAAAGAACTAATAAAGGCAAAGAATATGTAGTTGAGTCAAAGGACAGCAAGGATTTTGAAATAAAATTCAAAAACAGTTCTTCAGGAACTCAAAGTTCAGCTCCCATTACTTTAATTTCAAAATATTTTACTTCAAAATTTGATTTCGAAGATGCGTTTAATAGATCTGTTTTAAGTTATTTGTCAGCGGTTGATAGTTTAACAGATTTTAGACCTGTTAAAAATTTAAGTGAGTTAAACAAAAAAATATTTATTCATATAGAAGAGCCTGAACTGAGTTTATATCCTGATGCTCAGTTTAAATTGATGGATGAATTGGTAAAAGATTGTTTTAATAAAAACGACAATGACACCAATTTATTTATCTCGACACACAGCCCTTATATTGTGAATCAACTTAATCTAATGATTAAAGCTTTTGACAACAATGTGGAAGGAATAGCAAAATATGATTTTGAAAAATTAGCAGTTTATCAAGTTGCCGATGGAGGATTGCAAAGTTTAATTGCTCAAAACGAAAGGTTAGTAAATACAAACCCTTTGTCTGAAACAATTAATGCTATTTATGATCAATATAACGCTATAGGTTAATATGGAAAGCTTACTTATTAATGATTTTATAAATCACCATTCATTGCCAGTTTGCACTACTAGCATTGCACAAAATGTAAGCCATCGCTATTTTGAAATAGATGATGTAGCCAGAAATTTAGTTGTGCATATGACTCCATCAAATGGCATGGTCAAATATGAAAATCCATACAACAAGGAAGTAGCCATTATAGATTATGATGGTTTCCTTACAAATACTCCTCATGTCTTTCAACAAGGCAAAGAAAGGTGTGATGTACTTGTTCATACCACAAATGAGTCTTCCTATTTTATTTTAAATGAGTTAAAGAACAGGATTCCTGCAACTAAAGTTTTGACTAAAGCTACAAGTCAAATGATTGCGACATTAAACGAATTAAATACTGTACCCACAATCGTTTCTTTTATAGCTAATTTTACTGTCAAAAAATGTTGCTACTGCAATACACAGTCAACAGCACCTAATCCTTTGTCTGCTACTGTAGCTTTTAATAGATTATCGACTATAAGTACCAACGGACTAAAACTATCCAATGCAGACATTGAAAATTTCGGATTTGAACTTTGGGAATACAGTGGCAATCAAACTATAAAATTAAATTAAAAGCTCGAAATTTCGAGCTTTTAAAATACACAAGGATTATTCTGGTAGATTAGATTATTTAAACGTCAATCCCGTAACTCCATAACAACCTCTTCAATCTCCCATTCGGCACCAATAACTCCATTCGCTACAGACTTCATTTTACAACCTAGACCATCAAAAAAATAATAAAACGCTACTTGACCATTTACTTTCAGCACACCATTTTGGGTGTCTTTTGTCTGTTTGAAACGCCATGTTCTGCGGAGTTCTCGGGAATGAAATACTAAAAACCGAGGTATGATTCCTGTTTCCCTAAATTCAATCATTCCTCCTGATTGGATGGTTAGTTTAAAGTCTTGATTTATAGTTTTACTTTCCATAACTAGCGCTATCCTCCGCAACCATCCCTAACTGCTCGGCAACATCCCTCACACTAACCTGACCATTCATCAACATAGGCAATAACCAATCCCGAATCGAGGCGAGTTCTTGGTTTTCTAACTCGATTTTGTTTTGTTTTTCAAAAGAAGGGAATACTAAATTTTGAAATGCTCGAACCGTTTTTGCATTTGGAATTACAACTGGTAAAGAAAATAAATCATCTTTTGTAATTGAACCGAAAGTAGTTCCACTAGCGTTTCTTCTATCAAAAGTTTGTTTCAGATTGACCATTACACCAAACAAATAAGTAATAGCGTCATTTTTACTATTCATACAAGCCAATCCACGACCAATGCAACAATCTTCTTTTGAAATATTTAAAGTACCAACAGGAGCTCTAACACTCAATAAAATATCGCCTTGTTTTGCAAATCTAGTTGGTGATGTTGTATATTTTCTAATAGTTGGAAAACGATTCCCAAAATCTGTACAACCTTGGTAAAAGATCATTCCATTTCCTTCTTCATTATAACTTTCGCCAGGAGGAGATTGTCCCATAGTAATATTTGCAATATCGCTCAAAACACCATCTTCCCAACCCTCAGGAATCTCTCTTTTCAACGCTGCATTCCAAACCATTTTTCCTCCCGAACTTTTATAGGGCGTACCATTTACGTCTGGAAAATCAAACTGTACAAACCAATAATCGTACAGCGTTTTTGCCATGGCTTCCAGCTCGCTATTGATGCGGTTATTGACTTCTGTTTTTGCATCTAAATCAGAAAGAACTTTGGCTATTTTTTGTTGGGTTAAAACATTTGCAAATGGAAATGAAATATTTTTTAAGCTTCCTATTGGTAATTGAGGTTGAGCACTTCCTGAACCTTGAGATAGAACTTGCTTTTTAAATATTTCTGACCTCAAAAACAAATATAAATAATATGGATTTATTTGATTTTCATCACATCTCATTATTATCATACCAGAATTTATTCTAATATGTTTATATTGTAATTTATCATTGTAATAGCCTACATTTCCAATAGTTCCTCTTGTAGTAAGAACGATGTCATTATACTTTAACTTCCCTTTTCTTAATAACAAATCTCTTTCTGCACTAATATATTCAATATTTGAAAAATCAAATCCATTTTTAGTAACATTACCTGTATTTAGGAATACACAATATCCATTATTTGTAAATTCAGATTTTGATGGATAATTTATACCTCTATCTCCATCAATTAACTGAATTGGTAAATTCTTTAGTTCAATTAATTTGACCTTACTCATATCTCAACCCCTTCAAATTATTCTGAATTTCCATTTCCAGAGTTTTGCTTTCGCTGAAAAGCGCACTTAAATTGCTTTCAAAAGATTTCATTTTGTCCTCAAATTCCTTAGGAGAAATATCCGTATATTCAATCTTTACTTCAAAATATTGTCCTGCACTCAAAGAGTAGTTTTTGGCTTTTATATCGTCATAAGAAACCACAACCGAGAAATCCTCTTTCGCTTCATGTTTATTAAACGTATCAATAATATAATCTTCTTCTTCGGGAGATAACAAGGTCTTTTGGTTTTTGCCTTCTTTTACTGTGGTTCCCAGTTTGGAGGCATCCATCAATACAATATCACCTTTGGTGTTTTCTTTGTCGAGAAACAAAATAGAAACGTTGGTTCCTGTAGTGGCAAAAATATTTGAGGGCATACTCACCACACCACGCAACATTTTGCGCTCTACCATTTGCTCGCGTATTTTGCGTTCAATGCCGCTTTGTGCGGTGATAAATCCTGTGGGAACTACAATAGCGGCTTTACCTTTGGCGGTAAGTGAGTACATAATGTGTTGTACAAACAAAGGATAAATGGCCATGCTGTCTTTCTTGGCTTTTGGCACATTGGGCATTCCTGCAAAAAAGCGTTCGTGGTTTTCTTTGCTGTCCAAATCAGTCACATAGTCCGAGAAATCCAACTTAAACGGAGGATTTGATACGATGTAGTCAAACTGCTGTAAACGTCCGTTTTTGTCTTTGTGGTACGGCTCTAGTATGGTGTTTCCTTTTACAATATTGGGTATCGAATGCACGAGATCGTTCAAGATTAAATTCAGTCGCAACAAGTTGGAGGATTTTTGCGAAATATCCTGAGAGTAGACGGTACATTTGGTTTCGCCAATTTGGTGGGCTAAGTTCATCAACAAGGTTCCAGATCCCGCACTCGGGTCATAACAAGTCACATTGCTCACTTCGCCAGCCACTAAACAACGTGCCATGATTTTGGCTACGGCATGCGGAGTGAAATATTCGGCATATTTTCCGCCGCTGTTCGTGTTGTAATCACTGATTAAATATTCGAAAATAGTAGCGTAAAAATCAAACTTTTCGTGAAAGATATTCTCAAAACTAAAGTTGATTAGCTTATTAATGATGGCTTTGCAAAAATCGTCTCTTTTGTCCGTCACATACTTACTGATGTTTTCGAACAAAACAATTTTCTCGCCACCTTCGGTCAATACCGAGAATAAATCGCTGTTTTCTTTGGCGATATCCAGTAAGGTATTATCAAATATATCCGAGAAGTTGGCTTCATTTTGTCTTTCGAACAAACTCGAAATAAAATGCTTGGGCTGTAAACGGGCGGTACTCTCGCTCATGGACATTAACAGCATCTCATAGTCATTCTCATTGTATTCTCTTAGAACCGCTTCCCAATTGTCGGCTTTGGCTATTTTGTCATCAAGTTGTTTTACTTCGTGAACAAATTTGTCGTTCAGGAATTTATATAAAAATACTTGGGTGATAATCTTGAATTCGTTTCCGTCATTTCCCAAACCATAATTGGCACAAACGCTTTTTAAATCGTCTATGAGGTTTTTGGTTTGCTTTTCAAACTGTGCTGTGGTAGTCATTTATTCGTCTTTCTTTTTGTCTTCTATTTGTTTCAAACTGTCTTTTGCATTCAATGCAGTCACTACTTTTTTCCCTGTTTTGGATTCTAATTCTTTCATAGCTACTTTGGCTACGTTACCGCCTTGTTCAGCCACCTTTTTATTTTCCTCAAAGCTTTCTGGATTGGTAGCTGTTGAAATATCTTTAGTTGAGGCTTCTGCCAACATGTTCAAGATTAACTCGGTGTTGGTCATATTATCCCTCAGATTTTCTTTTTTGAGTCCTTTCAATACTTTGTATTCTTTGGTAGTATTACCAGACCAAGCTTTAGAAATAATATCCGTAAGTGTGGCAAATTGAACGCCTTCTTTCAATCC
Proteins encoded in this region:
- a CDS encoding TerC family protein, which codes for MIVWSCFLIAIFIFLALDLGVFNKTPHIISTKEASKWTGIWVTISFLFSGVIYWLYSNNYVANPDGLKPAVATMKFITGYLIELSLSVDNIFVIAIIFAAFKIPKKYQHRVLFWGILGAIVFRGIMIYFGVLLIHKFSWTTYIFGAFLFYTAMKMLFTDEEEQFDPKKSFVFKMIKKIMPITTTIDGEHFFVKRKHIRAATPLFVALLVIEVMDVIFALDSVPAILAITSDPFLVFSSNIFAILGLRSMYFFLANMLEKFSYLEYSLIAILSFVGLKMLLHDFIEIPEWGSLAFIAAALLTGIAVSLTKSKKQS
- a CDS encoding helix-turn-helix domain-containing protein, whose translation is MDIDEVASFVELSKATVYGLTHKRKIPHFKVGKRLCFKKSEIG
- a CDS encoding McrC family protein, which codes for MSRLIRVFEHDKLTSKSRCVKGEALGDKIIDKLWQYNDANKNIYFEAIRHGVKFKSYVGVIQIGSTTIEILPKADKANTSNENEKDVWHKVLLSMLAHCKKIKVNAVSEAALRKRHNSLLDLYFELFLNEIGQLLQQGLIKKYSKDSGNVKALKGRLDFAKNIQQNLIRQERFYTTHQVYDYDHLINQILFKALQVLKTITNNTYLIDGVNRLLLNFPEVKEIQINKSHFDKLTSNRKTAPYSEAIKIAKMILLNYSPDIKGGNENMLALLFDMNKLWEEYIYRMLLKVDDPTIKVSFQNRDKFWNDKLIKPDIVISKTYLTNGENKEKPFIIDTKWKIKEFADPDDEDLKQMYVYNMYWKSEKSMLLYPTTNSKETSFGKFHKGRVAENFCKLGFVKVMNGMDLNLEIGKEILLLLDI
- a CDS encoding McrB family protein, producing MISYKDYEKQVYDWLMSKHNKNEKFTFSVRQKANKGAELNYFIGTEKSNYFSTTFWFIPVAYPGSSSDLINLVFKINKNEISYNIQFNQTKNPENKQNQLALDLIKNIRLKLESFGDRFSRSEDAHKMEFSQVSSNKQYINFESMVFDLEDDLDKIIPIVDTEIQNIKVKDNTFIAHRFSTEEQNKMFKKMGERFKNYKSHDVTFDLIDDTIEEVVDITSLELKNQPLNQILYGPPGTGKTYNSINRSLSILEHKSELEINLENRVDLKRRFDDYIKNGQIVFTTFHQSMSYEDFIEGIKPETKNEKVTYEIIDGVFKKLCKEASAKKISKNFDDSYSRFIEEVMTKGSLLLETPTHKKKFKVIINSNETAVAIPETEKGTNMGVTKEMARDYVVNGSIRDWKPYTTSIGEYIKKHYPVEVEDIANSNKKFVLIIDEINRGNVSQIFGELITLIEEDKRLGKDEALEVTLPYSKDKFGVPANLHIIGTMNTADRSVESLDSALRRRFSFEEMEPKPYLIKTTGKSGRMKGLVDGIDLEELLNTINTRIEKLIDKDHRIGHSYFLKVHDSASLHHSFKNEIIPLLEEYFFGDFGKIGLVLGSSFVEKINHTFSFAKFDEYDTDIQEDLKQKSVFKIRKETDWKFSEI
- a CDS encoding AAA family ATPase: MKESIIIKNLGPLKDIHIKDIKPFTVLIGESGSGKSTLMKCISLFRYVFKMENIRSYLKHSKISKSPFRFHIDKHIKNSGLDEFIKSNTVIIYTVTFDDGETVEIKYNDKKLNKTKFISPNNIHFTKISFVTENRNIIPLWASNSASLAGAYLGFYFHEVYKDFELATESLKSINLDHVGLKFVVKRTNKGKEYVVESKDSKDFEIKFKNSSSGTQSSAPITLISKYFTSKFDFEDAFNRSVLSYLSAVDSLTDFRPVKNLSELNKKIFIHIEEPELSLYPDAQFKLMDELVKDCFNKNDNDTNLFISTHSPYIVNQLNLMIKAFDNNVEGIAKYDFEKLAVYQVADGGLQSLIAQNERLVNTNPLSETINAIYDQYNAIG
- a CDS encoding restriction endonuclease subunit S yields the protein MSKVKLIELKNLPIQLIDGDRGINYPSKSEFTNNGYCVFLNTGNVTKNGFDFSNIEYISAERDLLLRKGKLKYNDIVLTTRGTIGNVGYYNDKLQYKHIRINSGMIIMRCDENQINPYYLYLFLRSEIFKKQVLSQGSGSAQPQLPIGSLKNISFPFANVLTQQKIAKVLSDLDAKTEVNNRINSELEAMAKTLYDYWFVQFDFPDVNGTPYKSSGGKMVWNAALKREIPEGWEDGVLSDIANITMGQSPPGESYNEEGNGMIFYQGCTDFGNRFPTIRKYTTSPTRFAKQGDILLSVRAPVGTLNISKEDCCIGRGLACMNSKNDAITYLFGVMVNLKQTFDRRNASGTTFGSITKDDLFSLPVVIPNAKTVRAFQNLVFPSFEKQNKIELENQELASIRDWLLPMLMNGQVSVRDVAEQLGMVAEDSASYGK
- a CDS encoding HsdM family class I SAM-dependent methyltransferase encodes the protein MTTTAQFEKQTKNLIDDLKSVCANYGLGNDGNEFKIITQVFLYKFLNDKFVHEVKQLDDKIAKADNWEAVLREYNENDYEMLLMSMSESTARLQPKHFISSLFERQNEANFSDIFDNTLLDIAKENSDLFSVLTEGGEKIVLFENISKYVTDKRDDFCKAIINKLINFSFENIFHEKFDFYATIFEYLISDYNTNSGGKYAEYFTPHAVAKIMARCLVAGEVSNVTCYDPSAGSGTLLMNLAHQIGETKCTVYSQDISQKSSNLLRLNLILNDLVHSIPNIVKGNTILEPYHKDKNGRLQQFDYIVSNPPFKLDFSDYVTDLDSKENHERFFAGMPNVPKAKKDSMAIYPLFVQHIMYSLTAKGKAAIVVPTGFITAQSGIERKIREQMVERKMLRGVVSMPSNIFATTGTNVSILFLDKENTKGDIVLMDASKLGTTVKEGKNQKTLLSPEEEDYIIDTFNKHEAKEDFSVVVSYDDIKAKNYSLSAGQYFEVKIEYTDISPKEFEDKMKSFESNLSALFSESKTLEMEIQNNLKGLRYE